The Streptomyces sp. NBC_01775 genome includes a region encoding these proteins:
- a CDS encoding FAD-dependent monooxygenase, translating into MGGSAVVAGGGIGGLAAALGLRRIGWEVTVIERARVLDDAGAGISLAANGMRALEELGVGAPVQEAGRRQYTGGTRTPDGRWLARMDGVALERKLGTPIVGIPRATLHQLLREALPSGCVRVGAEMTSLDDSDPARPRVGCEGPSAAAAYEADLVVGADGINSRLRTAMFPSYPGPVHSGSTVLRAVTERPVEGPYGDFELTWGPGTEFGHIRFADGRAEWHAVLNSPAGVRYADPLERMRRRFQGWHQPVPALLAATRAEDVLHHDVGELAAPLPSYVRGRVALLGDAAHAMSPHLGQGACQALEDAVTLAAALATERDTASALLRYDTERRPRSQSVARAARQAGRMGQQLSHPLAVTARNAALRLVPAGAAVRAVLRHAAWTPPRLT; encoded by the coding sequence ATGGGTGGCAGCGCGGTGGTGGCCGGCGGCGGGATCGGCGGACTGGCGGCGGCGCTCGGGCTGCGGCGGATCGGCTGGGAGGTCACCGTCATCGAGCGCGCGCGGGTCCTCGACGACGCGGGCGCCGGCATCTCGCTGGCGGCCAACGGCATGCGCGCGCTGGAAGAGCTCGGCGTGGGCGCCCCCGTCCAGGAGGCGGGACGGCGCCAGTACACCGGTGGCACACGCACCCCCGACGGGCGCTGGCTGGCGCGGATGGACGGCGTCGCGCTGGAGCGGAAGCTGGGCACGCCCATCGTCGGCATCCCGCGCGCCACGCTGCACCAACTGCTGCGTGAAGCGCTGCCGTCCGGCTGTGTGCGCGTCGGCGCCGAGATGACCTCCCTCGACGACTCGGACCCGGCCAGGCCCCGCGTCGGGTGCGAGGGCCCCTCCGCCGCGGCAGCCTATGAGGCGGACCTCGTCGTGGGCGCCGACGGCATCAACAGCCGACTGCGGACGGCGATGTTTCCCAGCTACCCCGGCCCCGTCCACAGCGGCTCGACGGTGCTGCGGGCGGTGACGGAGCGCCCCGTGGAGGGGCCGTACGGCGACTTCGAGCTGACGTGGGGCCCGGGCACCGAGTTCGGCCACATCCGGTTCGCGGACGGCCGGGCCGAGTGGCACGCGGTGCTCAACTCCCCGGCCGGGGTGCGGTACGCGGACCCGCTGGAGCGGATGCGCCGCCGGTTCCAGGGGTGGCACCAGCCGGTTCCCGCGCTGCTGGCGGCGACCCGCGCCGAGGACGTCCTCCACCACGACGTCGGCGAACTGGCCGCTCCCCTGCCGTCGTACGTGCGCGGCCGCGTCGCCCTGCTCGGCGACGCGGCCCACGCCATGTCCCCGCACCTGGGCCAGGGCGCCTGCCAGGCGCTGGAGGACGCGGTCACCCTGGCCGCGGCGCTGGCGACGGAGCGCGACACCGCATCCGCGCTGCTCCGCTACGACACGGAGCGCCGCCCGCGCAGCCAGTCGGTGGCGAGAGCCGCTCGGCAGGCGGGCCGCATGGGCCAGCAGCTCAGCCATCCGCTGGCTGTCACCGCGCGCAACGCGGCCCTGCGGCTGGTCCCTGCGGGCGCCGCGGTCCGCGCGGTCCTGCGGCACGCCGCGTGGACCCCGCCCCGGCTGACCTGA
- a CDS encoding MarR family winged helix-turn-helix transcriptional regulator, translating to MGVNPTPPGRNPHDAARTAGEVIELLEVLWERGREAVSPAPVSPSQLRVLYCVDRDEGINLRALGEALGSAPSSVSRLCDRLEAIGFVERVPSPTSRRELELHLTARGRSYLSSLREQREQALFAVLSSMPQRERDALLKGLRGFLDAAETRSSSFPLAADDTAVRPA from the coding sequence ATGGGAGTGAACCCCACGCCCCCCGGTCGTAACCCCCATGACGCCGCACGGACGGCAGGCGAGGTCATCGAGCTGCTCGAGGTGCTCTGGGAGCGCGGCAGAGAAGCCGTCTCCCCGGCCCCCGTCTCCCCGTCCCAGCTTCGGGTTCTGTACTGCGTCGACCGGGATGAGGGCATCAATCTGCGTGCTCTCGGTGAGGCGCTGGGCTCGGCGCCCTCCTCGGTCAGCCGACTGTGCGACCGCCTGGAGGCCATCGGCTTCGTGGAGCGCGTGCCCAGCCCCACCAGCAGGCGGGAGCTGGAGCTGCATCTGACCGCTCGGGGCCGCAGCTATCTCAGCAGCCTCCGCGAGCAGCGGGAGCAGGCACTGTTCGCCGTCCTCTCCTCGATGCCGCAGCGGGAACGGGACGCGCTGTTGAAGGGGCTCAGGGGCTTTCTCGACGCTGCGGAGACCCGCTCGTCTTCTTTTCCCCTGGCGGCGGATGACACCGCCGTCAGACCCGCCTGA
- a CDS encoding SAM-dependent methyltransferase codes for MSDETVVPEGLGVRPHSARLYDYFLGGKTNYSVDRKLAGESLRAYPNAMVAARHNRAFMHRVVRHLGRDMGMRQFLDIGTGIPTSPNLHQIAQAEHVDARIVYSDNDPIVLAHARALMTGTPEGATDYIEADVREPDLILEHARKTLDFDQPIALSLIALLHFVPDSDSPDAIVERLLEELPSGSALALSHGTADLDPDMQRLADSYVARGLVCRLRPREDVRRYFDGLTMVEPGLVASCDWRPELDDGPQLPGMVESSEVGVWAGLGIKP; via the coding sequence ATGAGCGATGAGACCGTGGTTCCCGAAGGGCTGGGCGTCCGCCCGCACAGCGCTCGCCTCTATGACTATTTTCTCGGCGGCAAGACGAATTACAGCGTCGACCGCAAGCTGGCCGGCGAATCACTCCGCGCCTACCCCAACGCCATGGTCGCCGCCCGGCACAACCGGGCCTTCATGCACCGGGTGGTCCGCCACCTCGGCCGGGACATGGGGATGCGCCAGTTCCTCGACATCGGTACCGGAATCCCCACCTCGCCCAACCTCCACCAGATCGCCCAGGCGGAGCACGTGGACGCGCGGATCGTCTACTCCGACAACGACCCGATCGTGCTCGCCCACGCACGCGCCCTGATGACCGGGACCCCCGAGGGCGCCACCGACTACATCGAGGCCGATGTACGCGAGCCGGACCTCATCCTCGAACACGCCCGCAAGACCCTCGACTTCGACCAGCCGATCGCCCTCTCCCTGATCGCGCTGCTCCACTTCGTGCCCGACTCCGACTCGCCGGACGCCATCGTCGAACGCCTCCTGGAGGAGCTGCCCAGCGGCAGCGCCCTGGCGCTCTCGCACGGCACCGCCGACCTGGATCCGGATATGCAGCGGCTGGCCGACTCCTACGTGGCGCGCGGTCTCGTGTGCCGCCTCCGGCCCCGCGAGGACGTCCGGCGCTACTTCGACGGGCTCACGATGGTCGAGCCCGGGCTCGTCGCCAGCTGCGACTGGCGGCCCGAGCTGGACGACGGACCCCAGCTGCCCGGCATGGTCGAGAGTTCCGAGGTCGGCGTGTGGGCGGGGCTCGGCATCAAGCCGTAG
- a CDS encoding LysR family transcriptional regulator: protein MELRHLSGFVAVAEELHFGRAAERLHMAQSPLSQQIRLLERDLGVTLFDRTTRSVRLTSAGQALLEPARHLLAEAAVIRRTVRAAGAGEVGRVSVGFAGASSYAALPVLARAVTSELPGIELVLEGQTYSGEALGRITDGTLDLGFVALPARRGIHTRAVRVEHLFLALPDTHPLVERESVELAELAQERFVTFPATRGSAVRDAVVQACHEAGFAPRITQEAPDSYSLLALVGAGVGVALVVESARDIRLEHVQFRPLAGQVSPLRIALAWRAGNDSAALRSVLRVAERVLPTPAGHPS, encoded by the coding sequence GTGGAACTACGTCATCTCTCCGGATTCGTCGCCGTCGCGGAGGAGCTGCACTTCGGGCGCGCCGCCGAGCGGCTGCACATGGCCCAGTCGCCGCTGAGCCAGCAGATCCGATTGCTGGAGCGCGATCTGGGCGTCACGCTGTTCGACCGTACGACCCGGTCGGTGCGGCTGACCTCGGCCGGGCAGGCCCTCCTCGAACCGGCGCGGCACCTGCTCGCCGAGGCCGCCGTCATACGCCGGACCGTGCGCGCTGCGGGAGCGGGCGAGGTGGGCAGGGTCTCCGTCGGCTTCGCGGGGGCCAGCAGCTATGCGGCGCTGCCGGTGCTGGCCCGCGCCGTCACCTCCGAACTCCCCGGCATCGAGCTGGTGCTGGAGGGCCAGACCTACTCGGGGGAGGCGCTGGGGAGGATCACCGACGGGACGCTTGACCTGGGCTTCGTGGCCCTCCCCGCGCGGCGCGGCATTCACACCAGGGCCGTGCGGGTCGAGCACCTGTTCCTCGCCCTGCCCGACACCCACCCGCTGGTGGAACGGGAGAGCGTGGAGCTGGCCGAGCTGGCTCAGGAGCGGTTCGTGACCTTCCCCGCCACCCGCGGCTCCGCCGTACGCGACGCGGTGGTGCAGGCGTGCCACGAGGCGGGCTTCGCGCCCAGGATCACCCAGGAGGCCCCCGACTCCTACAGCCTGCTGGCCCTCGTCGGCGCCGGGGTGGGGGTCGCGCTGGTGGTCGAGTCGGCCCGCGACATCCGCCTGGAACACGTCCAGTTCAGGCCGCTGGCCGGGCAGGTCTCGCCGCTGCGGATCGCGCTGGCCTGGCGAGCCGGCAACGACTCCGCCGCACTGCGCTCCGTGCTGCGCGTCGCCGAGCGCGTGCTGCCGACCCCGGCAGGGCATCCGAGCTGA
- a CDS encoding ANTAR domain-containing protein: MDAHARCEEVLRLRREVEQLHRAMETRPVIDQARGVLMASWHCSADIAWNILVDTSQQTNTKLHIVAATVADSAHAQPMPPWLRSALLASRGRVTGATGKATDAASGSG, encoded by the coding sequence GTGGACGCCCACGCGCGGTGCGAGGAGGTGCTCCGCCTCCGGCGGGAAGTCGAACAGCTGCACAGGGCCATGGAGACCCGCCCCGTGATCGACCAGGCCAGGGGCGTCCTGATGGCCTCCTGGCACTGCTCGGCCGACATCGCCTGGAACATCCTCGTGGACACCTCCCAGCAGACCAACACCAAGCTGCACATCGTGGCCGCGACGGTGGCCGACAGCGCCCACGCGCAGCCCATGCCTCCCTGGCTGCGCTCCGCCCTGCTGGCGTCCCGCGGCAGGGTCACGGGCGCTACGGGCAAGGCCACGGATGCCGCGTCCGGAAGCGGCTGA
- a CDS encoding TetR/AcrR family transcriptional regulator: protein MTSDRNTAPDRTAPGRATAGHGDTPARPAAPDRPATLDRRTVLADAAVAVLADAGMRGLTHRAVDARAGLPAGTTSAYFRTRQALLTALVRRLVVLDQAELQAEGERVPPPRSVAELTGALAAFTRRRLTGQGRERTLARYACAVESVRHPELREILTPRENAARDVMRDFLARQGVADPGARTLTLLACVDGLVFDRLVGGGQVSEEEIASLVTAAVQGPQGG from the coding sequence GTGACATCCGACCGGAACACAGCGCCGGACCGCACCGCCCCGGGCCGTGCGACGGCCGGGCACGGCGACACCCCTGCCCGCCCCGCCGCTCCGGACCGCCCTGCCACCCTCGACCGCCGTACGGTCCTCGCGGACGCGGCGGTCGCCGTGCTCGCCGACGCGGGGATGCGAGGCCTGACCCACCGTGCGGTGGACGCCCGCGCCGGCCTCCCGGCGGGCACCACCTCGGCCTACTTCCGCACCCGCCAGGCCCTGCTGACCGCGCTGGTGCGGCGGCTCGTGGTGCTCGACCAGGCGGAGTTGCAGGCCGAGGGGGAGCGGGTACCGCCGCCACGGAGCGTGGCGGAGCTGACCGGAGCGCTGGCCGCCTTCACCCGCCGGCGGCTCACCGGGCAGGGGCGGGAGCGGACCCTGGCGCGTTACGCCTGCGCCGTGGAGAGTGTCCGCCATCCGGAGCTGCGCGAGATCCTCACCCCGCGTGAGAACGCGGCTCGCGACGTGATGCGCGACTTTCTGGCCCGGCAGGGTGTCGCCGACCCCGGCGCCCGCACCCTCACGCTGCTGGCCTGCGTCGACGGGCTGGTGTTCGACCGGCTGGTGGGTGGCGGCCAGGTGTCGGAGGAGGAGATCGCGTCCCTGGTCACCGCTGCCGTACAAGGTCCGCAAGGCGGCTGA
- a CDS encoding phage baseplate protein, with product MADHHRAPIRRRRVLEYGAAAAGALVPTALAAARRPAAASPGPAPSQAAAASPGPEQGSWAMPEPRQGPLLDRRLWHRTAIQSFAFDERRARMYALQVMEGGIQLPDEEGPLSHGERLRRGDLCMNALSMTGEPLGHMYLRGFGHGGTMGVETRHPGRPALWTEWDASSSTGNGRGLARFRFRPGAVLEHHDGALDTFRPRPGSTKNQVALDPYARRLLLRYRRSGAYRFALYDLDRFRAGNFQALTDFVQPMPDGHLYHQGMAVYGNYAYQLTCSENGPSAEPLLTCVHLGTGRTVQRVRPAPASGGGLFEPEGLAVLQHPCPRLCVGFACGEEGVRLFSVYTTDLRRSPEVLRLGFEGR from the coding sequence ATGGCGGACCACCACCGCGCGCCGATCCGCCGCAGACGCGTGCTGGAGTACGGCGCCGCAGCCGCTGGAGCACTGGTGCCGACGGCGCTCGCCGCCGCCCGCAGGCCGGCTGCCGCTTCGCCGGGTCCCGCCCCCTCGCAGGCCGCCGCCGCGTCCCCCGGCCCGGAACAGGGGAGCTGGGCCATGCCGGAGCCCCGCCAAGGGCCGCTGCTGGACCGGCGGCTGTGGCACAGGACGGCCATCCAGTCCTTCGCCTTCGACGAGCGGCGGGCCCGGATGTACGCGCTCCAGGTGATGGAGGGCGGCATCCAGCTCCCGGACGAGGAGGGCCCGCTCTCGCACGGCGAGCGGCTGCGGCGCGGTGACCTGTGCATGAACGCGCTGTCGATGACGGGCGAGCCGCTCGGCCACATGTACCTCAGAGGCTTCGGACACGGCGGCACCATGGGCGTGGAGACGCGCCACCCCGGCAGACCCGCGCTGTGGACCGAGTGGGACGCCAGCTCCTCCACCGGGAACGGCAGAGGGCTGGCCCGCTTCCGCTTCCGTCCCGGCGCGGTGCTGGAGCACCACGACGGCGCGCTGGACACCTTCCGGCCCCGCCCCGGCAGCACGAAGAACCAGGTCGCGCTCGACCCGTACGCGCGCCGTCTGCTGCTGCGCTACCGGCGCTCGGGCGCCTACCGGTTCGCGCTCTACGACCTGGACCGCTTCCGGGCCGGGAACTTCCAGGCGCTGACCGACTTCGTCCAGCCCATGCCCGACGGCCACTTGTACCACCAGGGCATGGCCGTCTACGGCAACTACGCCTACCAGCTCACCTGTAGCGAGAACGGCCCGTCCGCCGAGCCGCTGCTGACCTGTGTGCACCTGGGCACGGGCCGGACCGTCCAGCGGGTGCGCCCCGCCCCGGCTTCCGGGGGCGGCCTGTTCGAGCCGGAGGGACTGGCCGTGCTCCAGCATCCGTGCCCCCGGCTGTGCGTGGGCTTCGCCTGCGGCGAGGAGGGCGTACGGCTCTTCTCCGTCTACACCACCGATCTCAGGCGCAGCCCGGAGGTGCTCAGGCTCGGCTTCGAGGGCCGCTGA
- a CDS encoding MOSC domain-containing protein produces MAEVVELAYYPVKGCGAARVREAELTRAGLAHDRAFMVITPDGAGRTQRRDPELALVRPEVAPHGAGGEERLTLSAPGHGSAHIPLAASGPRREVEMFGNPYSGVDQGDEAAAWFSDLLGAPSRLVRVPPEHDRVTDGQVPGTSGYADSCAVHMLSLASLRDLNDRLAAAGEAPMPMNRFRPNIVVDGWEEEPHAEDRVRRVTFGDAELGYAKLAIRCVVTTVEQRTGVKSGPEPLRALARYRRATGGGVAFGSKFAVLRTGALAVGDKAEVTAWADSEL; encoded by the coding sequence ATGGCTGAGGTCGTCGAGTTGGCCTACTACCCGGTGAAGGGCTGTGGAGCCGCCCGCGTGCGCGAAGCGGAACTGACCCGCGCCGGACTCGCGCACGACCGCGCCTTCATGGTGATCACGCCCGACGGCGCGGGCCGCACGCAGCGGCGCGACCCGGAGCTGGCCCTCGTACGGCCCGAGGTCGCCCCGCACGGCGCCGGCGGGGAAGAGCGGCTGACGCTGAGCGCGCCGGGACACGGCTCGGCCCACATCCCCCTGGCCGCCTCGGGCCCCCGGCGGGAGGTGGAGATGTTCGGGAATCCGTACTCCGGTGTCGACCAGGGCGACGAGGCCGCCGCATGGTTCTCCGACCTGCTCGGCGCGCCCAGCAGGCTGGTGCGCGTCCCGCCCGAGCACGACCGTGTGACGGACGGCCAGGTGCCCGGCACCTCCGGCTACGCGGACAGCTGCGCCGTCCACATGCTCTCCCTCGCCTCCCTGCGGGATCTGAACGACCGGCTGGCCGCGGCCGGGGAGGCTCCGATGCCCATGAACCGCTTCCGTCCGAACATCGTGGTCGACGGCTGGGAGGAGGAGCCCCACGCCGAGGACCGGGTGCGGCGGGTGACCTTCGGAGACGCCGAACTGGGCTACGCCAAGCTCGCCATCCGCTGCGTGGTCACCACCGTCGAGCAGCGGACGGGGGTCAAGTCCGGCCCCGAGCCGCTGCGTGCGCTCGCCCGCTACCGGCGCGCCACCGGCGGCGGCGTCGCCTTCGGCAGCAAGTTCGCCGTCCTGCGCACCGGGGCCCTCGCGGTCGGCGACAAGGCGGAGGTCACCGCCTGGGCGGACTCCGAGCTGTAG
- a CDS encoding MFS transporter, with product MQQPASPPPPPGAKEARKAGITAFVGTTIEWFDFYIYGSASALVLGKIFFTGASPAVGTLAAFATFWVGFLARPLGGLIFGHFGDRYGRKKALVTTLTMMGAATFCVGLLPGYAQIGAAAPVLLILLRMVQGVAMGGEWGGAVLIATEYAPPRRKLLYGAFAQQGSPVGNLLATLSFLAIAQLDDAAFESWGWRVPFLASAVLVAVGLFIRLRLGETPEMRRALESKRVSKLPVKDVLGRYPLLVFLGVLAGTAGVAITYVKTTFALSWATSDLGFDRSSFLTVISVALVVQTLVQPFGAVLAAKWPLSRAVWWMLLPEFVLLPLMFVLIGTGSYWLAVLGMALATFPHAMYYAALAGILARVFPVEIRYTGMSLCYQLCTTLFAGTAPLCSQFLLDRTGSIWPVVALGLGYVGITLVGVLPLLARTGGDDATASAETPDTAPGEAASTEAASKDAGPGASRNSPAST from the coding sequence ATGCAGCAGCCAGCATCCCCACCACCCCCGCCAGGTGCCAAGGAGGCACGGAAGGCCGGGATCACCGCGTTCGTCGGCACCACCATCGAGTGGTTCGACTTCTACATCTACGGCTCGGCCTCGGCGCTGGTCCTCGGCAAGATCTTCTTCACCGGGGCCTCGCCCGCCGTCGGCACCCTCGCGGCCTTCGCCACCTTCTGGGTCGGCTTCCTCGCGCGCCCCCTCGGCGGGCTGATATTCGGCCACTTCGGCGACCGCTACGGCCGCAAGAAGGCGCTCGTCACCACCCTCACCATGATGGGCGCGGCCACCTTCTGCGTCGGGCTGCTCCCCGGATACGCGCAGATCGGTGCCGCCGCGCCGGTGCTGCTCATCTTGTTGCGGATGGTCCAGGGCGTCGCCATGGGCGGTGAGTGGGGCGGCGCCGTCCTCATCGCGACCGAATACGCGCCGCCCCGCAGGAAGCTGCTGTACGGCGCCTTCGCACAGCAGGGCTCACCGGTCGGCAATCTCCTGGCGACCCTCTCCTTCCTGGCCATCGCCCAGCTCGACGACGCGGCCTTCGAGTCCTGGGGCTGGCGGGTGCCCTTCCTCGCCTCCGCCGTACTCGTCGCGGTCGGGCTCTTCATCCGGCTGCGGCTGGGGGAGACCCCGGAGATGCGGCGGGCGCTGGAGAGCAAGCGGGTCTCCAAGCTGCCCGTCAAGGATGTCCTGGGCCGCTACCCGCTCCTGGTGTTCCTCGGCGTGCTGGCCGGTACGGCGGGCGTGGCCATCACCTACGTCAAGACCACCTTCGCGCTGTCCTGGGCGACCTCCGACCTCGGCTTCGACCGCTCCTCCTTCCTGACGGTCATCTCCGTGGCGCTCGTCGTCCAGACGCTCGTCCAGCCCTTCGGCGCCGTACTGGCCGCCAAGTGGCCGCTGAGCAGAGCGGTGTGGTGGATGCTCCTGCCCGAATTCGTGCTGCTGCCGCTGATGTTCGTGCTGATCGGCACCGGCTCGTACTGGCTCGCGGTGCTGGGCATGGCGCTCGCCACCTTCCCACACGCCATGTACTACGCGGCGCTCGCCGGGATCCTCGCCCGGGTCTTCCCCGTCGAGATCCGCTACACGGGCATGTCCCTGTGCTACCAGCTGTGCACCACGCTCTTCGCCGGAACCGCGCCGCTGTGCTCGCAGTTCCTCCTCGACCGCACCGGCTCGATCTGGCCGGTGGTCGCGCTCGGCCTCGGCTATGTGGGGATCACGCTCGTCGGGGTCCTGCCGCTGCTCGCCCGCACCGGGGGCGACGACGCCACGGCGAGCGCGGAGACGCCGGACACCGCGCCCGGGGAGGCCGCGTCCACGGAGGCCGCGTCCAAGGACGCCGGGCCAGGTGCCTCGCGGAACTCGCCGGCCTCGACGTAA
- the thiI gene encoding tRNA uracil 4-sulfurtransferase ThiI, with translation MLLKHGEVFLRGHNRARFEDLLHNNLREALDVLPGPTWTERGRSVTLVGGQVPQEELVECVRRVIGFNVVQPALRTRSTEEDIGALAVRVLRRVRAERGAVTFAVRARRRDKSFPLTSSVLSAAIGTRVQRETGLPVDLSSPGVELAVEVDRRGTCLSWSRLPGQGGLPVGSSGRALALLSGGYDSPVAAHRAMRRGLACDFVHFTGAPYTDAASVYKAYALARELNRFQPGGTLHVVPLGKAQKQLAVAGAGRLQVVAQRRLMARTASVLAGRLGAEALVTGDSLGQVASQTVANLAAVDEAASLPLLRPLLGWEKQEIIDAARALGTAAVSVLPDEDCCSLLMPRQVSTKARVPDVRRVERRLELDDLVEELLAGAWSLSPGGEDDPGPTA, from the coding sequence GTGCTGCTCAAGCACGGGGAGGTCTTCTTGCGCGGGCACAACCGCGCGCGCTTCGAGGACCTGCTGCACAACAATCTGCGGGAGGCGCTGGACGTCCTCCCCGGCCCGACGTGGACCGAGCGGGGCCGCAGCGTCACGCTCGTCGGCGGGCAGGTGCCGCAGGAGGAGCTCGTCGAGTGCGTACGGCGGGTGATCGGCTTCAACGTCGTGCAGCCCGCGCTGCGCACCCGCAGCACGGAGGAGGACATCGGCGCCCTCGCGGTCCGGGTCCTGCGCCGGGTGCGCGCCGAGCGGGGTGCGGTCACCTTCGCGGTGCGTGCCCGGCGCAGGGACAAGTCCTTCCCGCTGACCTCCTCCGTCCTCTCCGCGGCCATCGGCACCCGGGTGCAGCGCGAGACGGGGCTGCCGGTGGACCTGTCCTCGCCCGGTGTCGAGCTGGCGGTCGAGGTCGACCGGCGAGGCACCTGTCTGTCGTGGTCGCGACTGCCCGGCCAGGGCGGGCTTCCGGTGGGCTCCAGCGGCCGGGCGCTGGCGCTGCTGTCGGGCGGCTACGACTCGCCGGTGGCCGCCCACCGTGCCATGCGCCGGGGGCTGGCCTGCGACTTCGTGCACTTCACCGGTGCTCCGTACACGGACGCGGCCTCCGTCTACAAGGCGTACGCGCTGGCCAGGGAACTGAACCGCTTCCAGCCGGGCGGCACGCTGCATGTCGTCCCCCTGGGCAAGGCGCAAAAGCAGCTCGCGGTGGCGGGCGCCGGGCGGCTACAGGTCGTGGCGCAGCGGCGGCTGATGGCGCGGACCGCGAGCGTGCTGGCCGGACGGCTGGGCGCCGAGGCCCTGGTGACCGGGGACAGCCTCGGCCAGGTCGCCAGCCAGACGGTGGCGAACCTGGCGGCGGTGGACGAGGCGGCCTCCCTGCCGCTGCTGCGCCCGCTGCTGGGCTGGGAGAAGCAGGAGATCATCGACGCGGCCCGGGCGCTGGGCACCGCCGCTGTCTCCGTGCTCCCCGACGAGGACTGCTGCTCGCTGCTCATGCCGCGTCAGGTCAGCACGAAGGCCAGGGTGCCCGATGTGCGGCGTGTCGAGCGGCGGCTGGAGCTGGACGACCTCGTCGAGGAGCTGCTGGCGGGCGCCTGGTCGCTGAGCCCCGGCGGGGAGGACGACCCGGGACCTACGGCTTGA
- a CDS encoding DUF7677 family protein, protein MHQPGNALPTDVRAALRFFAFYLANGTLADDVLDGIDYRAGLMTFGSPLEQAFAVFANVLRTDEDGTVLNADEAEHRAAQWLRAHCDPGYRPDPPLAPWETELHGP, encoded by the coding sequence ATGCACCAGCCCGGGAACGCCCTGCCCACCGATGTACGCGCCGCGCTCCGCTTCTTCGCCTTCTACCTGGCCAACGGCACCCTCGCCGACGACGTCCTCGACGGTATCGACTACCGCGCCGGTCTCATGACCTTCGGCTCGCCCCTGGAACAGGCCTTCGCGGTCTTCGCCAACGTCCTGCGCACGGACGAGGACGGCACCGTCCTCAACGCCGACGAGGCCGAACACCGGGCCGCCCAGTGGCTCCGCGCCCACTGCGACCCCGGCTACCGCCCCGACCCGCCGCTCGCTCCCTGGGAGACCGAACTCCACGGCCCGTGA
- a CDS encoding PP2C family protein-serine/threonine phosphatase, which translates to MDKLIALERALRTAPPHTLLDLTTETLREYDASNVELRMIDYGLTTLQSVHPSASEGPVRVAAYNTPEGRAFGAQEPVLVPDEPRGTVNVHLPVTVRGDRMGVFSATFPQSVCDPELLASLTQVCEALGHEIQVAERDTDLFLLARRTTRLTLAAEMQWQLLPGRSCARPEFALGAHLEPAYAIFGDSFDWSVTEEALTLTVLNGMNEGIEAALLTHLAVNALRNARRAGLDLVGQATLADQAIYAQYRGEAHLSVLLLRFDLATGDVEAIDAGSPRAWRMHDGGAVERVSFEAQLPLGMFEDTPYLAEHFRVTPGDRLLIGSDGVYETASPDGVPYGERALARTLGATKLLPPSQVPRAVLRELAEYRDTAPVLDDALAVCLDWYGR; encoded by the coding sequence GTGGACAAACTCATCGCTCTTGAGCGCGCCCTGCGCACCGCACCCCCGCATACGCTGCTGGACCTCACCACTGAGACGCTGCGGGAGTACGACGCGTCGAACGTCGAACTGCGCATGATCGACTACGGGCTGACAACTCTCCAGAGCGTGCATCCGAGCGCTTCCGAGGGCCCTGTGCGCGTCGCCGCGTACAACACCCCCGAGGGACGGGCCTTCGGCGCACAGGAGCCGGTGCTCGTACCCGACGAACCGCGCGGCACTGTGAACGTACACCTGCCGGTGACCGTACGAGGCGATCGGATGGGGGTATTCTCCGCCACCTTTCCCCAGTCCGTGTGCGACCCGGAGCTGCTGGCCTCCCTCACCCAGGTCTGCGAGGCGCTCGGCCACGAGATCCAGGTCGCCGAGCGGGACACGGACCTGTTCCTGCTGGCCCGGCGTACGACCCGACTGACCCTCGCGGCCGAGATGCAATGGCAGCTGCTGCCCGGGCGCTCCTGCGCGCGCCCCGAGTTCGCGCTGGGCGCCCACCTGGAGCCCGCCTACGCCATCTTCGGCGACAGCTTCGACTGGTCGGTGACGGAAGAAGCGCTGACCCTGACCGTCCTCAACGGGATGAACGAGGGCATAGAGGCCGCCTTGCTGACCCACCTGGCGGTCAACGCGCTGCGCAACGCGCGACGGGCCGGGCTCGACCTGGTCGGCCAGGCGACCCTCGCCGACCAGGCGATCTACGCGCAGTACCGGGGAGAGGCCCACCTGTCCGTGCTGCTGTTGCGCTTCGACCTGGCGACCGGCGACGTCGAGGCGATCGACGCCGGCTCGCCCCGGGCCTGGCGCATGCACGACGGCGGCGCCGTCGAGCGGGTCTCCTTCGAGGCGCAGCTGCCCCTGGGCATGTTCGAGGACACGCCCTATCTCGCCGAGCACTTCCGCGTCACGCCCGGAGACCGGCTGCTCATCGGCAGTGACGGCGTGTACGAGACGGCGTCGCCCGACGGGGTGCCCTACGGGGAGCGCGCGCTGGCCCGCACGCTCGGCGCCACCAAGCTGCTGCCGCCCTCACAGGTGCCGCGCGCGGTGCTGCGCGAGCTGGCCGAGTACCGCGATACGGCGCCGGTGCTGGACGACGCGCTCGCGGTCTGCCTGGACTGGTACGGCCGCTAG